The following proteins are encoded in a genomic region of Ornithinibacillus sp. 4-3:
- a CDS encoding SLC13 family permease: MLTTLIILIIATALFIHGRIKSDLVAVGSLIALILTGIITPSEAWEGFSNSVVVMIAGLFIVGAGIFNSGLANILSNRILKFGKNSETKMLIIIMLTVGIISAFMSNTGTVAIMLPVIVSIALGMKSSPAKFLMPLAFASSLGGIITLIGTPPNLVASNALVEAGFKGFSFFEFAPIGIIVLITGTLFMATIGKKLLPNRFPEVAIAGSTSSAKKLAGVYKIYPALHFLSIPNTSNLVGEKLENIQLPTKYGMTIIAIKRSSNGILPLGQQYNQIIPKSHTILEAGDTLLVMCPQENIERCKQDYDIEQLANHSEAEARNSFLNQKFGIAEIIITPQSLYRNKSIRDLHFRKKLGLTALAINRNGKLIYLDVAKEKLRTGDAILIHGEWSKIELLNEDSHDVVVVGNIKDIATSYASAGKAWIAGIIMLAMLIIMTMEVMDPVVTVFISAVLMLITGCVRSTKDAYHSIDWESLILIAAMLPMATALEKTGGVQLISDFVIDTVGNYGPFAVLIGFYILTTALSQFISNTAAAVIFAPIALHAAIHLDVSPYPFIMAIAIAASMAFSTPVASPTNALVMNAGGYKFSDFVKVGVPLQVAVAIVALIFLPLFFPF, encoded by the coding sequence ATGCTAACGACACTTATCATTCTAATTATTGCAACAGCTCTTTTTATTCACGGACGAATTAAATCTGACCTCGTTGCTGTAGGTTCATTAATCGCACTTATTCTTACAGGCATTATTACTCCTTCAGAAGCCTGGGAAGGTTTTTCTAATTCTGTTGTCGTGATGATTGCTGGTTTATTTATTGTAGGAGCAGGAATTTTTAATTCTGGTCTAGCGAATATTCTAAGCAATCGTATTTTAAAGTTTGGAAAAAACAGCGAAACAAAAATGCTAATCATTATTATGCTTACTGTTGGTATAATTAGCGCTTTCATGAGCAACACAGGTACTGTTGCTATTATGCTTCCTGTTATTGTTAGCATTGCTCTAGGTATGAAATCTAGTCCAGCAAAATTTTTAATGCCTCTTGCTTTTGCTAGTAGTTTAGGTGGAATCATCACTTTAATTGGAACACCACCTAATTTAGTTGCAAGTAATGCATTAGTAGAAGCAGGGTTTAAAGGGTTTAGCTTCTTTGAATTTGCTCCTATTGGTATCATTGTCCTTATTACTGGAACACTATTTATGGCTACTATAGGAAAAAAATTATTGCCTAATCGATTTCCTGAAGTAGCTATAGCAGGATCAACCTCTTCAGCAAAGAAGTTAGCTGGTGTATATAAAATTTATCCTGCCTTGCATTTTCTTAGCATTCCAAATACTTCTAATCTAGTTGGAGAGAAACTGGAAAACATTCAGCTTCCAACGAAGTATGGTATGACAATTATAGCAATAAAGCGGAGCAGTAATGGTATCCTTCCCTTAGGACAACAATATAATCAAATCATTCCTAAATCACATACTATATTAGAAGCTGGTGATACTTTATTAGTCATGTGTCCACAGGAAAATATTGAAAGATGTAAACAAGATTACGACATAGAACAATTAGCAAACCATTCAGAAGCAGAAGCACGAAATAGTTTCTTAAACCAAAAGTTTGGGATAGCAGAAATTATTATTACTCCCCAATCCTTATATCGTAATAAATCCATTCGCGACCTTCATTTTCGTAAAAAACTTGGCTTAACAGCACTAGCTATTAACCGTAATGGAAAATTAATTTACCTTGATGTTGCTAAAGAGAAATTACGTACAGGAGATGCTATTTTAATCCATGGGGAATGGTCAAAAATTGAATTGCTGAATGAGGATTCACATGATGTCGTTGTTGTAGGGAATATTAAAGATATTGCTACCTCTTATGCTTCTGCCGGCAAAGCATGGATAGCTGGTATTATTATGCTAGCAATGCTTATTATCATGACCATGGAAGTGATGGATCCTGTTGTTACTGTGTTTATATCCGCAGTTTTAATGCTTATTACTGGCTGTGTACGCTCTACCAAAGATGCCTATCATTCTATTGATTGGGAATCACTAATTTTAATTGCTGCAATGCTGCCTATGGCAACCGCATTAGAAAAAACAGGTGGAGTTCAGTTAATCAGCGATTTTGTGATTGATACGGTAGGAAATTATGGCCCTTTCGCTGTTCTGATAGGATTTTATATTTTAACCACAGCACTTAGCCAATTTATTAGTAATACTGCTGCCGCTGTTATTTTTGCACCAATCGCTCTACATGCAGCCATTCATTTAGATGTTAGCCCATATCCATTTATTATGGCTATTGCTATAGCAGCAAGTATGGCTTTTTCAACCCCTGTCGCATCCCCAACAAATGCACTGGTTATGAATGCAGGTGGTTATAAGTTTAGTGATTTCGTAAAGGTTGGAGTACCTCTTCAAGTAGCGGTTGCTATTGTTGCTCTAATCTTTTTACCATTGTTTTTTCCTTTTTAA
- a CDS encoding M20 family metallopeptidase: protein MSREKLNVVIEKMKEEGLQFLEDLVNTDSPSRDREEVNRAGDVICKFFKKHQITYRIQKNEDPNLGDFIIATIPGVKKDKILLLGHRDTVYPVGTVAKNPFTIKGDRAYGPGVSDMKPGIVTSILAAIALKKLEINQGEIEILITPDEEIGSPSSRKVIEAHAKEAVAVFNLEPGRPDGSIVTTRRGSAHLEFEISGVAAHSGTEIEKGISAIEELGHKIIALQQLTNIEQGVTVNVGMVQGGENTNVVAPGASGRVHIGFQTIEQFEEVMEKAKTIFANSKVEGTSGELRGHVSFLPMVKSEGVKQMYNIVKRHADELNIAITEHYARGAADAGFPASLGVPTICGMGPVGGYWHNENEYMEMDSFIPRTQLLAQSIMSAFEQYSK, encoded by the coding sequence ATGAGTAGAGAAAAATTAAATGTAGTAATTGAAAAAATGAAAGAGGAAGGATTACAGTTTCTAGAGGATTTAGTAAATACAGATAGCCCATCAAGAGATAGAGAGGAAGTGAATAGAGCAGGAGACGTTATTTGTAAATTCTTCAAAAAGCATCAAATTACTTATCGAATTCAAAAGAATGAGGATCCTAATTTAGGTGACTTTATCATTGCCACAATTCCAGGTGTGAAAAAAGATAAAATCCTACTTTTAGGACATCGAGATACTGTTTATCCTGTAGGTACTGTTGCTAAGAACCCCTTTACCATTAAAGGTGATCGAGCTTATGGGCCTGGAGTATCAGATATGAAACCAGGAATAGTAACAAGTATTTTAGCTGCTATTGCATTAAAGAAACTTGAAATAAATCAAGGTGAAATTGAAATATTGATTACACCAGATGAAGAAATAGGTTCTCCATCGTCGCGAAAGGTTATCGAAGCTCATGCAAAGGAAGCAGTTGCCGTATTTAATTTGGAACCAGGTCGTCCTGATGGATCTATAGTTACAACACGAAGAGGATCAGCACACCTAGAGTTTGAAATTTCAGGAGTAGCTGCACATTCTGGTACAGAAATTGAAAAAGGAATAAGCGCCATTGAGGAATTAGGCCATAAGATTATTGCACTTCAACAATTAACAAATATTGAACAAGGGGTAACGGTTAACGTTGGGATGGTTCAAGGTGGAGAAAACACAAATGTCGTTGCACCAGGAGCCTCTGGTCGGGTACATATCGGTTTTCAGACCATTGAACAGTTTGAAGAAGTGATGGAAAAAGCAAAGACTATTTTTGCAAATAGTAAGGTGGAAGGTACCTCAGGAGAACTAAGGGGACATGTGAGCTTCTTGCCGATGGTAAAGAGTGAAGGTGTCAAGCAGATGTATAACATTGTGAAGCGTCATGCAGATGAATTAAATATTGCGATTACAGAGCATTATGCTCGAGGTGCAGCAGATGCAGGGTTCCCAGCTTCATTAGGGGTTCCAACAATTTGCGGTATGGGTCCAGTTGGTGGATATTGGCATAATGAAAATGAATATATGGAAATGGATTCTTTTATTCCACGGACACAATTATTAGCGCAAAGTATCATGAGTGCATTTGAGCAATATAGCAAATAA
- a CDS encoding ABC transporter substrate-binding protein — protein MKKYSALLILGILFLILAACGSNDNSESSGGSGDSAPASNGNASSEKENQEEPAITNAIIRVAMKSEVDSLDPYQASATDTGIMMDNVFDGLFDTDENGELIPNLASDYQISEDNLTYTFTLIENATFHNGEDFTAEDVVYSYSRLAGLETGEPLSDKWAVVENVEATGDYEVKVTLKSVDSGFLARTIIAILPEGYEEQETHPIGAGPFKFVDYRPGQSLLLERNDDYYMEDKVPQAAEIEFVLMPDTQTAVLALQAGDIDIIPGVNAQQLMQLDDSVTTLSGPSNMPVIFGLNHAVEPLNDINVRKAINLAIDKDEIINTVMQGSATKIDSNFSPAMAFFYEDSVEGYYETDVEAAKELLAEAGYPDGFDLKMTVPSHATMYTDSAQIIADQLGKANINVTLDPVEWSTWLEQVYTDFNHESTIIGLTGKIDPYDVLIRFVDGYSRNFINYNNAEYNEMIEKAILETDDNERATHYKRAQEILAEDAASVFIMDPDSNTVMRDGVTGLKHYPIGKLNLEDLSITK, from the coding sequence ATGAAAAAATATAGTGCCCTATTAATTTTAGGAATTCTATTCCTTATCCTAGCAGCTTGCGGAAGCAATGATAACTCAGAATCCTCAGGAGGTTCTGGTGATTCAGCTCCAGCAAGTAATGGTAATGCATCTTCCGAAAAAGAAAATCAAGAAGAACCAGCAATAACTAATGCTATTATTCGTGTTGCAATGAAATCAGAGGTAGATAGCTTAGATCCATACCAAGCTTCTGCAACAGATACTGGCATCATGATGGATAATGTATTTGACGGTTTATTTGATACAGATGAGAATGGAGAGCTTATTCCCAATTTAGCATCTGACTATCAGATTTCAGAGGATAACTTAACTTACACTTTCACATTAATTGAAAATGCTACTTTTCATAATGGAGAAGACTTTACTGCGGAAGATGTTGTCTATTCTTATTCTAGATTAGCAGGATTAGAAACAGGAGAGCCTTTATCTGATAAATGGGCTGTTGTAGAGAATGTAGAAGCAACAGGAGATTATGAAGTAAAAGTTACTTTAAAAAGCGTTGATTCCGGATTTCTAGCTCGTACCATCATTGCTATTTTACCAGAGGGATATGAAGAGCAAGAAACTCATCCAATTGGAGCAGGTCCTTTTAAATTTGTAGATTACAGACCTGGACAATCCTTACTTCTTGAGCGTAACGATGATTATTATATGGAAGATAAAGTTCCACAAGCAGCTGAAATAGAATTTGTATTAATGCCAGATACACAGACAGCAGTACTTGCTTTACAGGCTGGCGATATTGATATTATTCCTGGAGTAAATGCACAACAATTAATGCAGCTTGATGATAGTGTTACAACACTTTCAGGTCCATCCAATATGCCTGTTATCTTTGGATTAAATCATGCAGTTGAACCACTAAATGATATAAACGTTAGAAAAGCAATTAACTTAGCTATTGATAAAGATGAAATTATCAACACAGTAATGCAAGGATCTGCTACAAAAATCGATTCAAACTTTAGCCCAGCAATGGCATTTTTCTATGAAGATAGTGTAGAAGGCTACTATGAAACAGATGTTGAAGCAGCAAAAGAATTACTTGCTGAAGCGGGTTACCCAGATGGATTTGACTTAAAGATGACTGTACCATCCCATGCAACAATGTATACTGATTCAGCACAAATTATCGCGGATCAACTAGGAAAAGCTAATATTAATGTTACACTCGATCCTGTTGAATGGAGCACATGGTTGGAGCAAGTTTATACAGACTTTAATCATGAATCAACGATTATCGGTCTTACTGGAAAAATCGATCCTTATGATGTACTTATCCGCTTTGTAGATGGATATTCTCGTAACTTCATTAATTATAACAATGCAGAATACAATGAAATGATTGAAAAAGCTATTTTAGAAACAGACGATAACGAGCGTGCTACGCATTACAAACGCGCCCAAGAAATATTAGCAGAAGATGCTGCTAGTGTATTCATCATGGACCCAGACTCAAACACAGTAATGAGAGATGGTGTTACAGGATTAAAGCATTACCCAATTGGTAAGTTAAACCTAGAAGATCTATCTATTACGAAATAG
- a CDS encoding IS1182 family transposase, whose protein sequence is MKSHTNCTTQTTLPLEVIEEKVTASNPATPLFKPYDNRQSTVIFDIQDYIPTHHVARVVDEMVERIPKEQLYRYYSGGGRPAFHPKMMLKVILYAYSQKIYSCRDIEKMTKENLPTMWLAGMQTPDFRTINAFRGKRMKAMMDQLFETMILQLIEDQWITMENYFLDGTKIEANANKYSFVWKKSTVRWEAQLKQRIQETLAHIDTIAAQEELEISHSKEEATAEDLEAIANQLAEKVDALSEAIENTEESQLRKQLRSRRSTLKKPMKQIRENFLPRMEKYQTYQTILGDRNSFSKTDPDATFMRMKEDHMRNGQLKPGYNVQMATENQLIVDYSVHQRPNDTRCFIPHLEKLAASNLPMPQRIIADAGYGSEANYLYAIGEEKSPRFEFLIPYGTYLKEQKRAYKKDIKNFKNWTYRAHEDDYICPNNRRVVFKKYLNRKNRSGYVQSYKIYECESCLDCPLKPQCTKAKGNRQIFWNTIFEEMKAKAKAALESEEEAAIYAQRKVEVESVFGHIKGNRSFRRFSLRGIDKVHTEFGIVAIAHNILKIAELRRLLFRNFLQMKNKKRKMIYFSSSCFILGAYWTAPERFIMLFYSLNPIFHSIGPSKNWKPSTRSLTPIIIV, encoded by the coding sequence ATGAAATCTCATACAAATTGTACCACACAAACGACACTTCCTCTAGAGGTAATCGAGGAAAAAGTTACAGCTTCTAACCCAGCAACTCCCTTATTTAAACCTTACGATAACCGACAAAGCACGGTGATTTTTGATATCCAAGATTATATCCCTACACATCATGTAGCACGAGTGGTAGATGAAATGGTGGAGCGTATCCCAAAGGAACAGCTCTATCGTTATTATAGCGGTGGAGGTAGACCAGCCTTTCATCCCAAAATGATGCTGAAAGTTATTTTATATGCTTACAGCCAAAAAATATATTCCTGTAGAGACATCGAAAAAATGACCAAAGAAAATCTACCAACTATGTGGCTTGCAGGTATGCAAACCCCTGATTTTCGCACCATCAATGCGTTTCGTGGGAAGCGAATGAAAGCCATGATGGATCAGCTATTTGAAACGATGATTCTGCAACTGATAGAAGATCAATGGATTACGATGGAAAACTACTTCTTGGATGGCACAAAGATAGAAGCCAATGCCAATAAGTATTCTTTCGTATGGAAAAAATCAACCGTGCGATGGGAGGCGCAGTTAAAGCAACGCATCCAGGAAACGTTGGCACATATCGATACGATTGCCGCACAGGAAGAGCTAGAGATAAGCCATTCTAAAGAAGAAGCGACTGCGGAAGACTTAGAAGCGATTGCCAATCAACTAGCAGAAAAAGTAGATGCCCTTTCTGAAGCTATCGAAAATACGGAAGAAAGTCAGCTTCGAAAACAGCTCCGCTCTCGTCGTAGCACCTTAAAAAAACCAATGAAACAAATACGTGAGAACTTTCTTCCACGTATGGAAAAGTATCAGACCTATCAAACCATCTTAGGAGATCGAAACAGCTTTTCCAAGACAGATCCGGATGCCACGTTTATGCGGATGAAAGAAGATCATATGAGAAATGGACAGTTGAAGCCAGGCTATAATGTACAAATGGCCACAGAAAATCAATTGATTGTCGATTACTCCGTGCATCAACGACCAAATGATACTCGGTGTTTTATTCCACACTTGGAGAAGTTGGCAGCTTCTAACCTTCCGATGCCTCAACGGATCATTGCCGATGCAGGTTATGGAAGTGAAGCAAATTATTTATATGCGATTGGTGAAGAGAAATCCCCTCGTTTTGAATTTTTAATACCCTATGGCACCTATCTCAAAGAACAAAAAAGAGCGTACAAAAAAGACATTAAAAACTTTAAAAATTGGACCTATCGTGCCCATGAGGATGATTATATCTGCCCAAATAACCGAAGAGTCGTGTTCAAAAAATATCTCAATCGGAAGAATAGGTCTGGTTATGTGCAGAGTTATAAAATTTATGAATGTGAAAGTTGTTTGGATTGTCCATTGAAGCCCCAGTGTACGAAGGCAAAGGGGAACAGACAAATTTTTTGGAATACAATCTTTGAAGAAATGAAAGCTAAGGCAAAAGCAGCCCTTGAAAGTGAAGAGGAAGCAGCAATCTACGCCCAACGAAAAGTGGAAGTAGAAAGTGTTTTCGGTCACATCAAGGGCAATCGGTCGTTCCGTAGATTTTCTTTACGGGGTATCGATAAAGTCCACACAGAATTCGGGATCGTGGCAATAGCCCACAATATCCTGAAAATAGCTGAGCTTCGCAGGCTACTTTTCAGGAATTTTTTACAAATGAAAAACAAGAAGAGAAAAATGATTTATTTTTCTTCCTCTTGTTTTATTTTGGGGGCTTATTGGACAGCCCCTGAGAGATTCATTATGTTATTTTATTCCTTAAATCCAATATTCCATAGTATAGGTCCATCTAAGAATTGGAAGCCTTCTACACGTTCACTTACTCCCATAATCATTGTATAA
- a CDS encoding HAD family hydrolase, whose product MTSYIWFDLGYTLVYVDREEKYQQRLKQHGIDVSIEKLKLAFHMSDKYFMREFPGLLGKKHHLYAEDYHRILHQYLGLNEGLDFKRLSMPEEASKPKGNWVAFKDTIPTLKKLKEKGIGVGLISNWNLTAREVLKETNIYDYLDNIIISSEVNIEKPNEEIFKIAMKEANVSAEECIYIGDNYYDDVIGSRKVGMSSILINPYDRQGIEEIENVQIIANIKDLLPLLEPMPLSK is encoded by the coding sequence ATGACAAGTTACATCTGGTTTGACCTTGGGTACACATTAGTCTACGTAGATAGAGAGGAGAAATACCAGCAGAGATTAAAACAACATGGAATAGACGTATCCATTGAAAAATTAAAATTAGCCTTTCATATGTCAGATAAATATTTTATGAGAGAGTTTCCTGGGTTACTTGGTAAGAAACATCATTTATACGCAGAAGATTATCATCGAATTTTACATCAATATCTAGGATTAAACGAGGGCTTGGATTTCAAAAGATTATCAATGCCTGAAGAAGCGAGCAAACCAAAGGGAAATTGGGTTGCATTCAAAGATACAATTCCTACTTTAAAAAAACTAAAGGAAAAAGGTATCGGTGTAGGTTTAATTTCAAACTGGAATCTGACAGCAAGAGAAGTATTAAAGGAAACTAATATTTATGATTACCTTGATAATATTATTATTTCCTCTGAAGTAAATATCGAAAAACCTAATGAGGAAATATTTAAAATAGCAATGAAAGAGGCAAATGTTTCTGCCGAAGAATGTATATACATTGGCGACAACTATTATGATGACGTAATTGGCAGTAGAAAAGTTGGCATGAGCAGTATTCTAATCAATCCATATGATAGACAAGGTATTGAAGAAATAGAGAATGTACAAATCATAGCTAATATTAAAGATTTGCTTCCTCTGCTTGAACCTATGCCATTATCAAAATAA
- a CDS encoding ABC transporter substrate-binding protein — MKKNKFLVLLLMIVASMVLIIGCSNDSNDNEGSDDATGNDDTTENDNGEQTKGGTLKIAIDAAPPTLDQPTSTATAARDATRLIFESLVTTNSKFEPVPMLAESIDTEDNKTYTIKLREGVKFHNGKEMKAEDVIASMERWLEQSSITGNIFVDATWTEEDEYTVILELVEPSTLTLDTMASAKQAAGIMPKEVIESASADGIQEYIGTGPFELVEWRQDQYLHYKRYEDYLPREEEPDGLAGKKEALVDEIYFYLVPDTSTRIAGLQTGEYDFAYSIPYDQYDQMESNPDIETMLTPNANEMLVFNKVQGISTDYKIREAINVGLNYDETMMAAFPNKDFYWLDSGYMDVNILNWASTAGSEYYNQNDPEKAKELLEEAGYNGEEFKIMTTRDYDHHYNVGVVIHEQLKNLGINATLEIYDWPTMNDKMGNDFEAWDAFITSSSTVSTPPQLIALSPSFGGGVNDDSVGEAIKEIETAPTLEEAQQRWDELQLYAWEELLPIINIGGYNSFWAYNKKVEGIDALTGPIFWNVSIEE, encoded by the coding sequence GTGAAAAAGAACAAGTTTTTAGTATTATTGCTGATGATTGTTGCTTCTATGGTTTTAATCATTGGATGTAGTAATGATTCAAATGATAATGAAGGAAGCGATGATGCAACTGGAAATGATGATACAACAGAAAATGATAATGGTGAGCAAACAAAAGGTGGTACATTGAAAATTGCTATTGATGCAGCACCACCAACATTAGATCAGCCGACAAGTACAGCTACGGCTGCACGTGATGCAACAAGATTAATTTTCGAAAGTCTAGTAACAACAAATTCTAAATTTGAACCAGTGCCTATGTTAGCGGAATCTATAGATACAGAGGATAATAAAACATATACGATTAAGCTAAGAGAAGGCGTTAAATTCCATAATGGTAAAGAAATGAAAGCAGAAGATGTTATTGCATCTATGGAAAGATGGTTAGAACAGTCATCCATTACAGGTAATATATTTGTTGATGCGACTTGGACAGAAGAGGATGAATATACGGTTATTTTAGAGCTAGTAGAGCCTTCTACATTAACCTTAGATACAATGGCTTCGGCTAAGCAAGCGGCAGGTATTATGCCAAAAGAAGTAATAGAAAGTGCGTCTGCAGATGGAATCCAAGAATATATTGGTACAGGTCCATTTGAATTGGTAGAGTGGAGACAAGATCAATACCTCCACTATAAGCGCTATGAAGATTATCTACCTCGTGAAGAAGAGCCAGATGGTTTAGCAGGTAAAAAAGAAGCGTTAGTAGATGAAATTTACTTCTACCTTGTACCTGATACTTCTACACGTATTGCTGGCCTACAAACAGGGGAGTATGATTTTGCTTATAGTATTCCTTACGATCAATATGATCAAATGGAAAGCAACCCTGATATTGAAACAATGCTTACTCCAAATGCAAATGAGATGCTAGTATTTAATAAAGTACAAGGTATTTCAACAGATTATAAGATTCGTGAAGCAATTAATGTAGGATTAAATTATGATGAAACGATGATGGCTGCATTTCCAAATAAAGATTTCTATTGGTTAGATTCTGGATATATGGACGTAAATATTCTGAACTGGGCAAGTACAGCAGGTAGTGAGTATTACAACCAAAATGATCCTGAAAAGGCGAAGGAATTATTAGAAGAAGCCGGTTATAATGGAGAGGAATTCAAAATTATGACGACTCGTGATTATGATCACCATTATAATGTAGGAGTAGTAATCCACGAACAGTTAAAGAACTTAGGGATCAATGCTACATTAGAAATCTATGACTGGCCAACAATGAATGACAAGATGGGGAATGATTTTGAAGCATGGGATGCGTTTATTACATCCTCATCCACAGTGAGTACGCCTCCGCAATTAATTGCGCTTAGCCCGTCTTTTGGTGGAGGAGTAAATGACGACTCTGTTGGAGAAGCAATTAAGGAAATTGAAACTGCACCGACATTAGAGGAAGCACAACAACGCTGGGATGAATTACAGCTTTATGCTTGGGAGGAATTACTTCCAATCATTAATATTGGTGGTTACAATAGTTTTTGGGCTTATAATAAGAAAGTAGAAGGAATTGATGCACTTACAGGCCCAATTTTCTGGAATGTATCTATCGAGGAATAA
- a CDS encoding ABC transporter substrate-binding protein — protein sequence MNLMKKSLFVLFLALLLALVACSKDDEGASTSNDESTDTEEQTDDQEDDGDTSTGQGGDLQYVLNVQPPTMDPVMSTATATRDVARPVFETLVTIDSAYEPQPMLAESWEISDDGLTYTFNLREGIKFHNGEEMTAEDVVASMNRWLEKSATAQSLIGEGSFEEVDEYTVNLLITEPSIFVLSALGGTLQFPGIMPKEVVEAATETGVEDYIGTGPFKFVEWKQDQYIHMEKFADYTPREEEPDGLSGKREALFDNIYINFVPDPNTQLGGIQTGQYDVGYGLSYDMYDQLENTEGVEAMAPIVGQYAMVYNKNLGIFTDVKMRQAVNAALNLEDIASTALNGKYRMASSYMQLEQEAWASNEGEEFYNNPDLEKAEQLLEEAGYDGEPIRFITTREYSYMYDSAVIIKEQLEKVGVNIDLEVYDWPTVVNMRANPEEWDIFITGFPMTMTPVEQLFFNSTWVDGPEDEKTEELLKQISVAETIEEAKEHWDELQGHSWEIVPITKISDYTMIMGVSERVEGFQFLDGPILWNIGFKE from the coding sequence ATGAACCTTATGAAGAAGAGTTTATTTGTTTTATTTTTAGCGCTTCTACTTGCACTTGTGGCATGTAGTAAAGATGATGAAGGCGCTTCAACTTCCAACGATGAGAGTACAGATACAGAAGAGCAAACAGATGATCAAGAAGATGATGGGGATACTTCTACAGGACAAGGTGGAGATTTACAATATGTATTGAATGTACAACCACCAACAATGGATCCAGTAATGTCTACTGCTACAGCAACTCGTGACGTAGCAAGACCTGTTTTTGAAACACTTGTGACTATTGATTCGGCTTATGAGCCTCAACCAATGCTAGCAGAATCTTGGGAAATAAGTGATGATGGGTTAACGTATACATTTAATTTACGTGAAGGAATTAAATTCCATAATGGGGAAGAAATGACTGCAGAGGATGTAGTTGCTTCCATGAACAGATGGCTAGAGAAGTCAGCAACAGCTCAGTCTTTAATTGGAGAAGGTAGCTTTGAAGAGGTTGATGAATATACAGTTAATTTATTGATTACTGAACCATCTATTTTCGTTCTTTCTGCATTAGGTGGAACATTACAATTCCCAGGAATTATGCCGAAAGAAGTTGTTGAAGCAGCAACAGAAACTGGGGTAGAAGATTATATTGGAACAGGTCCATTTAAATTTGTGGAATGGAAACAGGATCAGTACATTCACATGGAAAAATTTGCAGATTATACACCACGTGAAGAAGAGCCAGATGGTTTATCAGGTAAACGTGAAGCTTTATTTGATAATATCTATATTAATTTTGTTCCCGATCCAAATACACAGCTTGGTGGAATTCAAACTGGCCAATATGATGTAGGTTATGGATTAAGCTATGATATGTATGACCAGTTAGAAAATACAGAAGGCGTAGAAGCAATGGCGCCAATTGTTGGTCAATATGCAATGGTTTATAATAAGAACCTAGGTATTTTTACAGATGTGAAAATGCGTCAAGCAGTTAATGCAGCATTGAACTTAGAAGATATTGCATCTACTGCTTTAAATGGAAAATACCGTATGGCCTCCAGTTATATGCAACTAGAGCAAGAAGCATGGGCATCTAATGAAGGAGAAGAATTCTACAATAATCCAGATTTAGAAAAAGCTGAACAGTTATTAGAAGAAGCTGGCTATGATGGTGAACCAATTCGATTCATTACTACACGTGAATATTCATACATGTATGATTCTGCCGTAATTATTAAAGAGCAACTAGAAAAGGTCGGAGTTAATATTGACTTAGAAGTGTATGATTGGCCAACTGTTGTTAATATGCGTGCTAATCCTGAAGAGTGGGATATATTTATTACAGGATTCCCGATGACTATGACTCCTGTAGAACAATTATTCTTTAATAGTACTTGGGTAGATGGCCCAGAAGATGAAAAAACAGAGGAGTTATTAAAACAAATTAGTGTAGCAGAAACCATTGAAGAAGCAAAAGAGCACTGGGATGAATTACAAGGTCATTCTTGGGAAATTGTTCCAATCACTAAAATCTCAGATTATACAATGATTATGGGAGTAAGTGAACGTGTAGAAGGCTTCCAATTCTTAGATGGACCTATACTATGGAATATTGGATTTAAGGAATAA